From one Microbacterium aurum genomic stretch:
- a CDS encoding metal-sensitive transcriptional regulator, translating to MPTTDPETQKRIVNRLRRARGQLDAVIAAVEAERPCRDVVTQLSAVSSALDRAGFAIVSTAMKDCIADPDATRDEQGLTTEELEKLFLMLA from the coding sequence GACCCCGAGACACAGAAGCGCATCGTCAACCGCCTGCGCCGCGCCCGCGGCCAGCTCGACGCGGTCATCGCCGCCGTCGAGGCCGAACGCCCCTGCCGCGACGTCGTCACCCAGCTCTCGGCCGTCTCCAGCGCGCTCGACCGTGCCGGCTTCGCGATCGTCTCGACCGCGATGAAGGACTGCATCGCTGACCCCGATGCCACCCGCGACGAGCAAGGCCTCACCACCGAAGAGCTCGAGAAGCTCTTCCTCATGCTCGCCTAA
- a CDS encoding RNA polymerase sigma factor, with translation MEREVSEVELWSRALRGDGAALGGVFDLHADRVFRHVFAVLRDVQDAEDATAAAFLELWRRRAAVWVIDGSVLPWLLVTAANCARNLARSRRRYRALLGSLPRGEHTESAETVAFAGLPVVDIVDGDLAAHLGSLPRTEYLLLMLTAVEGYSTGEAAEAVGITVSAARTRLSRAKARR, from the coding sequence ATGGAGCGCGAGGTGTCGGAGGTCGAGTTGTGGTCTCGTGCGCTCCGCGGTGACGGTGCGGCACTGGGTGGAGTGTTCGACCTGCACGCCGATCGAGTGTTCCGGCATGTGTTCGCGGTGCTGCGGGATGTGCAAGACGCGGAGGACGCGACCGCAGCGGCATTCCTCGAGCTGTGGCGGCGGCGCGCGGCGGTCTGGGTGATCGACGGCTCGGTGCTGCCATGGCTGTTGGTCACCGCGGCGAACTGCGCCCGCAACCTGGCTCGATCCCGTCGGCGTTACCGGGCGCTGCTGGGTTCGCTGCCGCGCGGTGAGCACACCGAGTCCGCCGAAACTGTAGCCTTCGCCGGCCTTCCCGTCGTCGACATCGTCGATGGGGATCTCGCGGCACACCTGGGGTCGCTGCCGCGGACGGAGTATCTGCTGCTGATGCTGACCGCGGTCGAGGGGTACTCCACCGGTGAAGCCGCTGAAGCAGTGGGTATCACGGTATCCGCGGCGCGGACCCGCCTGTCCCGGGCCAAGGCCCGCCGGTGA
- a CDS encoding DUF2252 domain-containing protein: protein MAELVLPADRDPLGILEEQHASRLKDLVPVRVGRMLQSPFAFYRGTAAVMAADLRGAPTTDLEVVSCGDAHISNFGFFASPERALVFDLNDFDEGGVAPWEWDVRRLTASVHLSGRDIGLSEDACRDASFAAADAYRETLRNYCRLSTRERYYARVDTSSVARHLGEKGEQTVREAAKKARARTSERVLQRLTTVSVDGGIRIVDQPPILRHVDHATLGEVTDLFTEYRATLREDIAFLLEQYRVVDFALRVVGVGSVGTRCYLVAVEGPTGDMLFLQIKEAPPSVLTTYGGRRSTIPGRRGVTDFNEGHRVVAAQRILQANSDLFVGWMRGWAGDSADRYRVDYYWRQFRDMKGSIDPATLDTDQFRSYGALCAALLARAHGQSPASTAIVGYLGRSEQFAEATAGWSAAYADIAEADFEQLGRAVASGRLPAETGV, encoded by the coding sequence TTGGCTGAGCTGGTCCTCCCCGCCGACCGGGACCCCCTCGGCATCCTCGAGGAACAGCACGCGTCGAGGCTGAAGGACCTCGTGCCGGTGCGGGTGGGACGGATGCTGCAATCGCCGTTCGCGTTCTACCGGGGCACGGCGGCGGTCATGGCGGCCGACCTGCGCGGTGCACCCACGACCGACCTCGAGGTCGTCTCCTGCGGCGACGCCCACATCTCGAACTTCGGCTTCTTCGCCTCGCCCGAACGCGCGCTCGTTTTCGACCTCAACGACTTCGACGAGGGCGGCGTCGCGCCGTGGGAGTGGGACGTACGCCGGCTCACCGCGAGCGTGCACCTCAGCGGGCGCGATATCGGGTTGAGTGAGGACGCATGCCGCGACGCCTCCTTCGCCGCAGCCGACGCGTACCGCGAGACGTTGCGGAACTACTGCCGCCTCTCCACGCGGGAACGCTACTACGCCCGTGTCGACACGTCCTCGGTCGCGCGTCACCTCGGCGAGAAGGGCGAGCAGACGGTCCGCGAGGCGGCGAAGAAGGCCCGCGCCCGCACGTCCGAGCGGGTCCTGCAGCGTCTGACAACGGTCTCGGTCGACGGCGGCATCCGCATCGTCGATCAACCTCCCATTTTGCGCCACGTCGACCACGCGACGTTGGGCGAGGTCACCGATCTCTTCACCGAGTATCGCGCGACCCTGCGCGAGGACATCGCGTTCCTGCTGGAGCAGTACCGCGTGGTCGACTTCGCCCTGCGCGTCGTCGGCGTCGGAAGCGTCGGCACTCGCTGCTACCTGGTCGCCGTCGAGGGCCCCACCGGCGACATGCTGTTCCTCCAGATCAAGGAGGCTCCGCCATCCGTCTTGACGACGTACGGGGGCCGGCGGTCGACTATTCCGGGTCGCCGCGGCGTGACGGACTTCAACGAGGGCCACCGGGTCGTCGCCGCCCAGCGGATCCTGCAGGCGAACTCCGACCTCTTCGTCGGATGGATGCGCGGCTGGGCCGGTGACTCCGCGGACCGCTACCGAGTGGACTACTACTGGCGGCAGTTCCGGGACATGAAGGGGTCTATCGATCCGGCGACGCTCGACACCGACCAGTTCCGCTCGTACGGTGCGCTCTGCGCCGCACTCCTGGCTCGGGCGCACGGGCAGTCCCCCGCCTCGACCGCAATCGTGGGCTACCTCGGCCGATCCGAGCAGTTCGCCGAGGCGACGGCGGGATGGTCGGCCGCCTACGCCGACATCGCCGAGGCCGACTTCGAGCAGCTCGGTCGAGCCGTCGCATCCGGTCGCCTCCCGGCCGAAACCGGCGTCTGA
- a CDS encoding MerR family transcriptional regulator — protein MLTTGQIAVGTALSEKAIRMYADRGLLRSHRDGANHRVFLEDQIDRARRIALLRMLDFSLADVGAVLDAPDPAAAFDLVWEKRRGDVARRDRASEYVRRALTAAPVLPEGLKVRPRSVLGRSVLRITGEAALPAMASVLAELSGRLFSALTNADAPLAGPIYAEFCSRATEKFAGQIRLCAPFGGAIHPPADMDITFDPAHDELSVGLDQASADDQRLVVAVHDYLSAQYEQLRAGPNREIYHPEFGTGANGHVMEIALPIRAGWRVRSEPGSPVRRPADEIPGDALRGCGIRRIRVHEDAPGAR, from the coding sequence ATGCTCACAACAGGTCAGATTGCCGTAGGGACTGCGCTCTCGGAGAAGGCCATCCGCATGTACGCCGATCGGGGACTGCTCCGCTCGCACCGAGATGGCGCGAACCACCGGGTGTTCCTGGAGGATCAAATCGACCGAGCCCGGCGGATCGCACTCCTTCGGATGCTCGACTTCTCGCTGGCCGATGTGGGCGCGGTCCTGGACGCTCCCGATCCAGCAGCTGCTTTCGACCTCGTGTGGGAAAAACGTCGGGGAGACGTCGCGCGCCGAGACCGGGCGAGCGAGTACGTTCGGCGCGCGCTGACCGCAGCGCCCGTGCTGCCGGAGGGGCTAAAGGTGAGGCCGCGCAGCGTTCTGGGCCGGTCGGTGCTCCGAATCACCGGCGAAGCGGCGCTGCCGGCGATGGCATCCGTGCTCGCTGAGCTGAGTGGTCGGCTCTTTTCTGCGCTCACCAACGCGGATGCACCGCTCGCAGGGCCCATCTACGCCGAGTTCTGCTCACGCGCCACCGAGAAGTTCGCCGGGCAGATCCGACTCTGCGCTCCGTTCGGGGGCGCGATCCACCCGCCCGCGGACATGGACATCACGTTCGACCCGGCCCACGACGAACTGTCCGTCGGCCTCGACCAAGCCTCCGCCGATGATCAGCGGCTGGTGGTAGCCGTGCATGACTATCTCTCCGCGCAATACGAACAGCTGCGCGCAGGGCCCAATCGAGAGATCTATCATCCCGAGTTCGGGACCGGCGCGAACGGCCACGTGATGGAGATCGCGCTGCCCATCCGAGCTGGGTGGAGAGTCCGTAGCGAACCGGGATCGCCTGTGCGTCGGCCAGCGGATGAGATTCCAGGCGATGCGCTCCGTGGATGCGGCATCCGCCGAATTCGCGTGCACGAGGATGCGCCCGGCGCCCGGTAG
- a CDS encoding type II toxin-antitoxin system VapC family toxin → MIVDSSALVAIVKGEADAETLLESLLTVPRPAISAATLVEVSIVIDGTRDPVRVTRFEELLASLELDVAPLTAAQATIARQAYRDYGRDSGHPARLNLGDCFSYALAKERGEPLLYIGDDFARTDIASASG, encoded by the coding sequence GTGATCGTCGACAGCTCGGCGCTCGTCGCGATCGTGAAGGGGGAGGCGGATGCGGAAACCCTTCTCGAATCCCTGTTGACAGTGCCTCGGCCCGCGATTTCTGCGGCGACGCTGGTGGAGGTATCCATCGTGATCGACGGGACGCGCGACCCCGTCCGCGTCACCAGGTTCGAGGAGCTTCTCGCCTCACTCGAACTCGACGTCGCGCCTCTCACGGCCGCTCAGGCGACGATCGCCCGGCAGGCCTACCGCGACTACGGCAGAGACTCGGGCCACCCGGCGCGGCTTAATCTTGGCGACTGCTTCAGCTACGCGCTCGCCAAGGAGCGCGGCGAGCCCCTGCTGTACATCGGCGATGATTTCGCGCGCACGGATATTGCCTCCGCCTCCGGGTGA
- a CDS encoding DEAD/DEAH box helicase: MTDLPRLVDLVPAGAGADAAYDGFVQWAAGRGLTLYPAQDEAVMELVSGAHVILSTPTGTGKSLVAIAAHAAALAAGGRSYYTAPIKALVSEKFFALVDVFGAENVGMVTGDSSVNPDAPIVCCTAEILANVALRLGPDAPVDQVVMDEFHYYGDPDRGWAWQVPLLLLPRAQFLLMSATLGDVTPIADDLERRTGRPVALVTGVERPVPLHFSYERRPVHEVLTMLVDEREVPVYIVHFAQAAALERAQALASVNLTTRAQRDEIADALGGFRFTTGFGKTLSRLVRAGIGVHHAGMLPRYRRLVETLAQRGLLKVICGTDTLGVGINVPIRTVMITALSKYDGTRMRQLSAREFHQVAGRAGRAGYDTYGNVVVMAPEWEIENAVALAKAGDDAAKRKKIVRKKAPTGVVNWGEGSYERLIAAVPEPLVPQLKLSAAMLINVIGRGGDVFANVRALVFDNHEPRARKYELARRAIAIFRTLVDAGIVEVEREPASAPRIRLTVDLQPNFALNQPLSPFALAAIDLLDPEAPTDGVGTGHYALDVVSVIEATLDDPRAILSQQEYRARGEAVAAMKRDGIEYDERMALLEEVSWPKPLAELLAQSFEVFASSQPWVRDFELSPKSVVRDMFERAMSFAEYVSFYQLARSEGLVLRYLSDAYRAIRQTVPADARTDELMDIIEWLGELVRQVDSSLVDEWSALIDPAAHLPEDDAAVVPPAPPSILTNRRAFTVLVRNELFRRVQLAALQDDDALVALDPDVGWPEVLDRYFDEHDEILTGGPARSPRLCVIDDTDAAASGIWRVEQTIDDPAGDHDWRIRAEVDLAASVDEGSAVVRVTEVLRL, encoded by the coding sequence ATGACCGACCTGCCGCGCCTCGTCGACCTCGTGCCGGCCGGCGCCGGGGCGGATGCCGCGTACGACGGGTTCGTGCAGTGGGCGGCCGGCCGCGGGCTGACGCTCTACCCGGCGCAGGACGAGGCGGTCATGGAGCTCGTCTCGGGCGCGCACGTCATCCTGTCGACGCCGACCGGGACGGGCAAGTCGCTCGTCGCGATCGCCGCCCACGCGGCGGCGCTCGCCGCCGGCGGTCGCTCGTACTACACCGCGCCGATCAAAGCGCTGGTGAGCGAGAAGTTCTTCGCCCTCGTGGACGTCTTCGGCGCCGAGAACGTCGGCATGGTCACGGGCGACTCGTCGGTCAACCCCGACGCGCCGATCGTGTGCTGCACCGCGGAGATCCTCGCGAACGTCGCGCTGCGGCTCGGTCCCGACGCCCCGGTCGATCAGGTCGTCATGGACGAATTCCACTACTACGGCGACCCCGACCGCGGGTGGGCGTGGCAGGTGCCGCTGCTGCTTCTGCCGCGCGCGCAGTTCCTACTGATGTCGGCAACGCTCGGCGACGTCACTCCGATCGCGGACGATCTCGAGCGGCGCACCGGCCGCCCCGTGGCACTCGTGACCGGCGTGGAGCGGCCCGTGCCGCTGCACTTCTCCTACGAGCGGCGCCCGGTGCACGAGGTGCTCACGATGCTCGTCGACGAACGCGAGGTGCCCGTCTACATCGTCCACTTCGCGCAGGCGGCGGCGCTGGAGAGGGCGCAGGCCCTGGCATCCGTGAATCTCACCACCCGTGCCCAGCGCGACGAGATCGCCGACGCGCTCGGCGGATTCCGTTTCACGACAGGTTTCGGCAAGACGCTGTCGCGCCTCGTGCGGGCGGGGATCGGCGTGCATCATGCCGGGATGCTGCCGCGCTACCGGCGGCTCGTGGAGACGCTCGCGCAGCGGGGACTGCTGAAGGTGATCTGCGGCACCGACACGCTCGGCGTCGGGATCAACGTCCCGATCCGGACCGTCATGATCACGGCGCTGTCGAAGTACGACGGGACTCGGATGCGGCAGCTGAGCGCGCGGGAGTTCCACCAGGTCGCGGGGCGTGCGGGCCGCGCCGGCTACGACACCTACGGAAACGTTGTCGTGATGGCGCCGGAGTGGGAGATCGAGAACGCCGTTGCGCTCGCGAAGGCCGGTGACGACGCCGCGAAACGCAAGAAGATCGTGCGCAAGAAGGCGCCGACGGGCGTCGTCAACTGGGGTGAGGGGTCGTACGAGCGACTCATCGCGGCGGTGCCCGAACCGCTCGTGCCGCAGCTGAAGCTCTCGGCGGCGATGCTCATCAACGTCATCGGTCGGGGCGGCGACGTGTTCGCGAACGTGCGCGCTCTCGTGTTCGACAACCACGAGCCCCGCGCGCGGAAGTACGAGCTGGCGCGTCGCGCGATCGCGATCTTCCGCACGCTCGTCGACGCCGGGATCGTCGAGGTGGAGCGGGAGCCGGCATCCGCCCCGCGAATCCGGCTCACTGTCGACCTGCAGCCGAACTTCGCGCTCAACCAGCCGCTGTCGCCGTTCGCGCTCGCCGCGATCGATCTGCTCGACCCCGAAGCGCCGACGGATGGCGTCGGCACGGGGCACTACGCGCTCGACGTCGTGAGCGTCATCGAGGCGACGCTCGACGATCCGCGCGCGATCCTGTCGCAGCAGGAGTACAGGGCGCGCGGCGAGGCGGTCGCGGCGATGAAGCGCGACGGCATCGAGTACGACGAGCGCATGGCGCTGCTCGAGGAGGTCAGTTGGCCGAAGCCGCTCGCGGAGCTGCTCGCGCAGTCGTTCGAGGTGTTCGCGTCGAGCCAACCGTGGGTGCGCGACTTCGAGCTGAGCCCCAAGTCGGTCGTGCGCGACATGTTCGAGCGGGCGATGTCGTTCGCCGAGTACGTCTCGTTCTACCAGCTCGCCCGCAGCGAGGGTCTCGTGCTGCGCTACCTCTCCGACGCGTACCGCGCGATCCGCCAGACCGTGCCGGCCGATGCCCGCACCGACGAGCTGATGGACATCATCGAGTGGCTCGGCGAGCTCGTGCGGCAGGTCGACTCCAGCCTCGTCGACGAGTGGTCAGCGCTCATTGACCCGGCCGCGCACCTGCCCGAGGACGACGCCGCGGTCGTGCCGCCCGCGCCGCCGTCGATCCTCACCAACCGGCGCGCGTTCACGGTGCTCGTGCGCAACGAACTGTTCCGGCGCGTGCAGCTCGCGGCTCTCCAGGACGATGACGCGCTCGTCGCGCTCGACCCCGACGTCGGCTGGCCCGAGGTGTTGGATCGGTACTTCGACGAGCACGACGAGATCCTCACCGGCGGTCCTGCGCGCTCGCCGCGGCTGTGCGTCATCGATGACACGGATGCCGCGGCATCCGGGATCTGGCGCGTCGAGCAGACGATCGACGACCCGGCGGGCGACCACGACTGGCGCATCCGGGCGGAGGTCGACCTCGCGGCATCCGTCGACGAAGGCTCCGCCGTCGTGCGCGTTACCGAGGTGCTGAGGCTCTGA
- a CDS encoding glycoside hydrolase family 3 protein, which translates to MPRTASDPRRTTNALRAAGALVLAGMLVLAGCAPASAPAPTTTTAAPTPTAMPTPTPTADPLAGLSLEERVGQLFMVGTDVSAATPATQAAITDRHAGSIFLHGRTQSGTAAVAAVVDQFTGLVGSGATGGIRLWVATDQEGGEVQVLRGPGFDDMPYAIRQADLPDDQLHAQAAVWGGQLAAAGVDMNLAPVADIVTSHDTRFSNPPIGALGRQYGYDEATVAAKAGAFAQGMRDAGVLPVFKHFPGLGHVTANTDTTANVVDTTVTADGPDVSVYRSLTAGGPSAVMVSTAIYQNIDPAAPAVFSPTVVGLVRSTVGFDGVIMTDDLSAAAAAQAWSPGDRAVLALSAGVDLVLASADPTVFAAMYDAVLAKAQSDPAFARRVDEAAARIVAAKAR; encoded by the coding sequence ATGCCTCGCACCGCGTCCGACCCGCGCCGCACGACGAACGCGCTGCGCGCCGCGGGCGCGCTGGTGCTGGCGGGGATGCTGGTGCTGGCCGGGTGCGCCCCGGCATCCGCCCCCGCGCCCACCACGACGACCGCCGCACCGACGCCGACTGCGATGCCCACGCCCACGCCGACGGCGGACCCGCTGGCCGGGCTCAGCCTCGAGGAGCGCGTCGGGCAGCTGTTCATGGTCGGCACCGACGTGTCCGCCGCGACGCCGGCGACGCAGGCGGCGATCACCGACCGGCACGCGGGCAGCATCTTCCTGCACGGGCGCACCCAGAGCGGGACGGCCGCCGTCGCCGCCGTGGTGGACCAGTTCACGGGGCTGGTCGGGAGCGGGGCGACCGGCGGCATCCGGCTCTGGGTCGCCACCGACCAGGAGGGCGGCGAGGTGCAGGTGCTGCGCGGTCCCGGGTTCGACGACATGCCGTACGCGATCCGGCAAGCCGACCTCCCCGACGATCAGCTGCACGCGCAGGCGGCGGTGTGGGGCGGTCAGCTCGCGGCGGCCGGCGTGGACATGAACCTCGCGCCCGTCGCGGACATCGTCACGAGCCACGACACGCGGTTCTCCAACCCGCCGATCGGCGCGCTCGGCCGCCAGTACGGCTACGACGAGGCGACCGTGGCCGCGAAGGCGGGCGCGTTCGCGCAGGGGATGAGGGATGCCGGGGTGCTGCCCGTCTTCAAGCACTTCCCGGGCCTGGGGCACGTGACGGCGAACACCGACACGACCGCGAACGTCGTCGACACGACGGTGACGGCGGATGGCCCCGACGTCTCGGTCTACCGGTCGCTGACCGCCGGAGGGCCGTCGGCCGTCATGGTGTCGACGGCGATATACCAGAACATCGACCCCGCCGCGCCGGCGGTGTTCTCACCCACGGTGGTCGGGCTCGTCCGCAGCACGGTCGGCTTCGACGGGGTCATCATGACCGACGACCTGTCGGCTGCGGCCGCCGCTCAGGCGTGGAGCCCGGGCGATCGCGCCGTCCTCGCGCTGTCGGCGGGGGTCGACCTGGTGCTCGCGTCGGCCGACCCGACGGTCTTCGCGGCCATGTACGACGCCGTGCTGGCCAAGGCGCAGTCCGACCCCGCGTTCGCCCGCCGCGTCGACGAAGCCGCCGCCCGCATCGTCGCCGCCAAGGCGCGATAG
- a CDS encoding sodium/solute symporter, whose product MNALLDLAAVAAVILATVLIGAYGLRISRTTSDFFVASRTVRPVWNASAISGEYLSAGTFLGLSGLVLLDGARGFWFPIGYAAGYLLVLAFVAAPLRRSGAYTIPDFVEARLESLLARRVTSVAVLIIGWLYIVPQLHGAGITLQVVADLPPWTGAAVVAALVAALVAAGGMRAITFVQGFQYWLKLTALLVPVVVMAFALYGTPHEFDPAVAFPSSAGPAGIDAYATGSLLVALLLGTMGLPHVLVRFYTSPDGVSARRTTVLVIVMVSAFYAVSSAMGLISRVVAPDLAEPGAADTVVLVLPARVFPGIVGELLTALIVAGAFAAFLATSAGLVVSLAGVVSQDVFGGSVRSFRVSALLCTAVPFVIALVTAPAGLGSSVGMVFVFAASCLSPVVLLGVWWSGLTARGAVAGMVSGGVACGLSLLIYAAVGGVGVAAPYLAQPAAWTIPLATAVTVVVSLTDRRGAPRTAERYLARLHAPERV is encoded by the coding sequence GTGAACGCCCTGCTCGACCTCGCCGCGGTGGCCGCGGTCATCCTCGCGACGGTGCTCATCGGTGCATACGGCCTCCGGATCTCGCGGACGACGAGCGACTTCTTCGTCGCCTCGCGCACGGTGCGTCCGGTGTGGAACGCGTCGGCGATCAGCGGCGAGTATCTGTCGGCGGGGACCTTCCTGGGCCTGTCGGGACTGGTCCTGCTGGACGGCGCACGCGGATTCTGGTTTCCCATCGGCTACGCCGCCGGATACCTCCTCGTGCTCGCGTTCGTCGCCGCGCCGCTGCGCCGGAGCGGCGCGTACACGATCCCCGACTTCGTCGAGGCGCGGCTGGAGTCGCTGCTCGCCCGCCGGGTCACGAGCGTCGCGGTGCTCATCATCGGGTGGCTGTACATCGTGCCGCAGCTGCACGGCGCGGGGATCACGCTGCAGGTCGTCGCCGATCTGCCGCCGTGGACCGGCGCGGCCGTCGTCGCGGCGCTCGTCGCGGCGCTCGTCGCCGCCGGCGGGATGCGGGCGATCACGTTCGTGCAGGGCTTCCAGTACTGGCTCAAGCTCACGGCGCTGCTCGTGCCGGTCGTCGTCATGGCGTTCGCGCTGTACGGAACCCCGCACGAGTTCGATCCGGCCGTCGCCTTCCCGAGCTCTGCGGGGCCGGCGGGGATCGACGCCTACGCGACCGGCTCGCTGCTCGTCGCGCTCCTGCTCGGCACGATGGGTCTGCCGCACGTGCTCGTGCGGTTCTACACGAGTCCCGACGGCGTCTCGGCGCGCCGCACGACGGTGCTCGTCATCGTCATGGTGAGCGCCTTCTACGCCGTCTCGAGCGCGATGGGCCTCATCTCCCGCGTCGTCGCGCCGGACCTCGCCGAGCCCGGTGCGGCCGACACCGTCGTCCTCGTGCTGCCGGCGCGGGTGTTCCCGGGGATCGTCGGCGAACTGCTGACGGCGCTCATCGTGGCGGGCGCCTTCGCGGCGTTTCTTGCGACCTCGGCCGGTCTCGTCGTCTCGCTCGCGGGGGTCGTGAGCCAGGACGTCTTCGGCGGATCGGTGCGCTCGTTCCGCGTGTCGGCACTGCTGTGCACCGCCGTGCCGTTCGTCATCGCGCTGGTGACGGCGCCGGCGGGCCTCGGCTCGAGCGTCGGGATGGTGTTCGTGTTCGCGGCATCGTGCCTCTCGCCGGTGGTGCTGCTGGGCGTGTGGTGGTCGGGGCTCACCGCCCGCGGGGCCGTCGCGGGGATGGTCAGCGGTGGCGTGGCATGCGGGCTGTCGCTCCTCATCTACGCCGCCGTCGGCGGCGTCGGGGTGGCCGCCCCGTACCTGGCACAGCCCGCCGCCTGGACCATCCCGCTCGCGACCGCGGTGACGGTCGTGGTGTCGCTGACCGACCGCCGCGGCGCCCCGCGCACCGCGGAGCGCTACCTCGCGCGGCTTCACGCCCCCGAGCGGGTGTGA
- a CDS encoding heavy metal transporter, whose amino-acid sequence MSDAPRRVPPRVPQRVRVSADPSPPRGPGIRRPVTRSVPVPASASPGAFDEADAVYDRALRRSQLRLALGAVAGFVVVVVALTLAVALIPELDRWTLAGVPVSWLLHAFAFYPAIVVFAVLYTRGATRNERRYRALRERE is encoded by the coding sequence ATGAGCGACGCGCCGCGGCGGGTGCCGCCGCGCGTGCCGCAGCGGGTGCGCGTCAGCGCCGATCCGTCGCCGCCGCGAGGTCCCGGCATCCGTCGCCCCGTCACGCGCTCCGTCCCCGTCCCCGCGTCGGCGTCGCCCGGCGCGTTCGACGAGGCGGATGCCGTGTACGACCGCGCCCTGCGGCGGTCGCAGCTGCGGCTCGCGCTCGGCGCCGTCGCGGGGTTCGTCGTCGTGGTGGTCGCGCTCACCCTCGCCGTCGCCCTCATCCCTGAACTCGACCGATGGACGCTCGCGGGCGTGCCGGTGTCGTGGCTGCTGCACGCGTTCGCGTTCTACCCGGCGATCGTCGTCTTCGCGGTGCTGTACACGCGCGGCGCGACGCGCAACGAGCGCCGCTACCGGGCGCTGCGGGAGCGCGAGTGA
- a CDS encoding LytR/AlgR family response regulator transcription factor: protein MIDVLIADDEAPALAELAHLLRADPRIGDIVQARSGADALRHLAERAVAVAFLDIHMPGLDGFALAAAMRGLAAPPAIVFVTADDARAVDAFEVRAVDYLLKPVRAERLRRAVDRAIELAGAGADGDDELLPVTVGQAVRFVRRRDVRWVHAQGDYSRLHTDDGAHLIRAPISELEERWAPHGFVRVHRSYLVAVGAIAEARLSGAEPAIVLVGTVPATIPVSRRMLPAVREALVRAREAGR, encoded by the coding sequence ATGATCGACGTGCTCATCGCGGACGACGAGGCGCCGGCCCTGGCGGAGCTCGCGCACCTGCTGCGGGCCGATCCGCGCATCGGCGACATCGTGCAGGCCCGCTCGGGCGCCGACGCGCTGCGGCACCTGGCCGAGCGGGCCGTGGCGGTCGCGTTCCTCGACATCCACATGCCGGGGCTCGACGGCTTCGCGCTCGCCGCCGCGATGAGGGGATTGGCGGCACCGCCGGCGATCGTGTTCGTCACGGCAGACGACGCGCGCGCCGTCGACGCGTTCGAGGTGCGCGCCGTGGACTACCTGCTGAAGCCCGTGCGCGCCGAGCGGCTGCGCCGTGCCGTCGACCGCGCGATCGAGCTGGCGGGGGCCGGCGCCGACGGCGACGATGAGCTGCTGCCGGTCACCGTCGGCCAGGCGGTGCGGTTCGTGCGCCGCCGCGACGTGCGCTGGGTGCACGCGCAGGGCGACTACTCCCGGCTGCACACCGACGACGGCGCGCACCTCATCCGGGCGCCCATCTCCGAGCTCGAGGAGCGGTGGGCGCCGCACGGCTTCGTCCGCGTGCACCGCTCGTACCTCGTCGCCGTCGGAGCGATCGCCGAGGCGCGGCTGAGCGGCGCGGAGCCCGCGATCGTCCTCGTCGGCACCGTGCCCGCGACGATCCCCGTCAGCCGGCGGATGCTGCCGGCGGTCCGTGAGGCGCTCGTGCGCGCACGGGAGGCGGGACGATGA